A genomic segment from Halomonas sp. TA22 encodes:
- a CDS encoding (2Fe-2S)-binding protein has protein sequence MFVCLCKGVTDRAIREAVSDGARSWREVREQTGCATQCGKCACVGKTITRDAVSAEMTFADSNLAYAV, from the coding sequence ATGTTCGTATGTCTATGCAAGGGTGTAACCGATCGGGCCATTCGTGAGGCTGTCAGCGACGGTGCACGCAGCTGGCGTGAAGTGCGCGAGCAGACGGGCTGTGCCACCCAGTGCGGCAAATGTGCCTGTGTGGGTAAAACGATTACCCGTGATGCGGTCAGTGCCGAGATGACCTTTGCAGACAGCAATCTTGCCTACGCAGTCTGA
- a CDS encoding RDD family protein: MRRRFTELDNTWPAGLLRRLAAMLYDLLLIVAVWMMIGFVGVALNHGEANETPLFHSLLFIVTFAFFAFFWMRAGMTLGMQAWRLRVQTPEGTSLTLTQCLVRFLVAGVSLAAFGLGYWWVLFDSQRRSWSDIASGTQVVVLPKAEKRKKS; the protein is encoded by the coding sequence ATGCGAAGACGTTTCACTGAACTCGACAATACCTGGCCGGCAGGCCTGCTGCGCCGGCTTGCCGCGATGCTCTATGACCTGCTGCTGATCGTCGCCGTCTGGATGATGATCGGTTTCGTCGGTGTGGCGCTCAATCATGGTGAGGCCAACGAGACGCCGCTATTTCACAGCCTGCTGTTCATTGTCACCTTTGCCTTTTTTGCCTTCTTCTGGATGCGTGCCGGCATGACGCTGGGCATGCAGGCATGGCGCCTGCGCGTCCAGACGCCGGAGGGGACCAGCCTGACGCTGACGCAGTGCCTGGTGCGCTTCCTGGTGGCCGGGGTCTCGCTCGCTGCGTTTGGGCTCGGCTACTGGTGGGTTCTGTTCGATTCGCAGCGTCGTAGCTGGTCGGATATTGCCTCCGGCACCCAGGTCGTGGTGCTGCCCAAGGCGGAAAAACGTAAAAAGTCGTAA
- the lptG gene encoding LPS export ABC transporter permease LptG, whose product MLLDRLDRYIARNVLAAIIVVQVVLLGLDLVISYINDLSDVEGDYGAFHVLYYLILRLPWRFYQYAPVGVLIGALIGLGTMASSNELTVMRAAGRSLARIVWGVMKPIIVVVIVVLWIAEYVSPRTEQYAAAWRIEQLQGEGAVLTQHGGWQREGDAFYRFGAIRADDTVLDLLRYEFDGETLRSASRAARAVWREDAWLLEDVAMTRFEEERTEASHYQHLRWETNLTPQQLNRLLSRVESQAPSELWAYARFLTAQGQEATQPLLFFWQKMLMPLTMGSLVLVAASFVFGPLRSVAAGTRVFYGVITGLCFKYMQDLLAPASMVFGFSPAWAVLVPILLSAGTGLYLLRRSG is encoded by the coding sequence ATGCTGCTCGATCGTCTCGACCGCTATATCGCCCGTAACGTCCTGGCGGCGATCATCGTCGTCCAGGTGGTGCTGCTGGGCCTCGACCTGGTGATCTCCTACATCAACGATCTGAGCGACGTGGAGGGCGACTATGGCGCTTTTCATGTTCTTTATTACCTGATCCTGCGCTTGCCGTGGCGCTTCTACCAGTATGCCCCGGTAGGGGTGTTGATCGGGGCACTGATCGGTCTTGGCACCATGGCCTCAAGCAATGAATTGACGGTGATGCGTGCCGCCGGGCGCTCGCTGGCGCGCATCGTGTGGGGCGTGATGAAGCCGATCATTGTGGTTGTGATCGTGGTGCTGTGGATCGCCGAATACGTCAGTCCCCGCACCGAGCAGTACGCCGCAGCCTGGCGGATCGAGCAGCTCCAGGGGGAGGGGGCGGTATTGACCCAGCATGGCGGATGGCAGCGCGAGGGCGATGCCTTCTATCGGTTTGGCGCCATTCGCGCCGACGATACCGTGCTGGACCTGCTGCGCTACGAGTTCGACGGCGAGACGTTGCGCTCTGCCTCCCGCGCTGCTCGGGCCGTCTGGCGGGAGGACGCCTGGCTGCTCGAGGATGTCGCCATGACCCGCTTCGAAGAGGAGCGTACCGAGGCAAGCCATTACCAGCATCTGCGCTGGGAGACCAACCTGACGCCCCAGCAGCTCAATCGACTGCTGAGCAGGGTAGAGAGTCAGGCGCCCAGTGAGCTATGGGCCTATGCACGCTTTCTGACCGCGCAAGGGCAGGAGGCCACCCAGCCGCTGCTGTTCTTCTGGCAGAAGATGCTGATGCCGCTGACCATGGGGTCGCTGGTTCTGGTGGCGGCCTCCTTCGTGTTCGGCCCGCTGCGTAGCGTGGCCGCCGGCACGCGTGTGTTCTATGGCGTGATCACTGGGCTGTGCTTCAAGTACATGCAGGACCTGTTGGCACCGGCCTCCATGGTATTCGGCTTTTCGCCGGCCTGGGCGGTACTGGTCCCGATCCTGCTCTCCGCAGGCACGGGACTCTATCTGTTACGCCGAAGTGGATGA
- the lptF gene encoding LPS export ABC transporter permease LptF yields MIIFRYLAREILLTMAAVAGVLLLVIMGSRFIRYFTDAAEGDIPAHILGTLMLYHLPGFLELILPLAFFLGILLAYGQLYLNSEITVLVACGISPRRLTKISLLPATLVATMVALCSLWLTPAGALNNAIMLEEQRSQLDFSVLGPGRFQDFGGGRTAYIEGLEDNQTRMRGVFISERQQRHDGTPEAAVTRAQGGYQTVDSETGSRFLVLSDGERFSVEPGRFDAEHLHFETYAVRLSRAEEMRELDSTEYATTGSLLQSDTLAAKAQLQWRFSMPIAVFILTLIAQPLAKVNPRQGRFAKLLPAIFLHISYLSLMLAALDAIERGTLPPAIGMWPIHAVYLLFGLWLTSRSQKRGMR; encoded by the coding sequence TTGATCATATTTCGTTATCTGGCCCGTGAGATCCTGCTGACCATGGCTGCGGTGGCGGGGGTGTTGCTGCTGGTGATCATGGGCAGTCGCTTCATTCGCTACTTCACCGACGCTGCCGAAGGCGATATTCCTGCCCACATTCTCGGCACCCTGATGCTCTATCACCTGCCGGGTTTTCTCGAACTCATTCTGCCGCTGGCATTCTTTCTCGGTATCCTGCTCGCTTACGGCCAGCTCTATCTCAATAGCGAGATCACGGTCCTGGTGGCTTGCGGCATCAGTCCGCGCAGGCTGACGAAGATCAGCCTGCTGCCGGCCACGCTGGTGGCGACAATGGTGGCGCTGTGCAGCTTGTGGCTGACGCCGGCTGGCGCGCTCAATAATGCCATCATGCTCGAGGAGCAGCGCAGCCAGCTCGACTTCTCGGTGCTGGGGCCAGGGCGCTTCCAGGACTTTGGTGGTGGCCGGACGGCCTACATCGAGGGGCTCGAGGATAACCAGACCCGCATGCGGGGCGTCTTCATCAGCGAGCGCCAGCAACGTCACGACGGGACACCGGAGGCCGCCGTCACGCGTGCGCAAGGCGGGTACCAGACCGTCGATAGCGAAACCGGCAGCCGCTTTCTGGTGCTGAGCGATGGCGAGCGCTTCAGCGTCGAGCCGGGGCGCTTCGACGCAGAGCATCTGCACTTCGAGACCTATGCGGTACGCCTGTCGCGAGCCGAGGAGATGCGCGAGCTCGATTCGACGGAGTATGCCACCACCGGCAGTCTGCTGCAGAGCGATACGCTGGCGGCCAAGGCCCAGTTGCAGTGGCGCTTCAGCATGCCGATTGCGGTATTCATCCTGACCCTGATCGCTCAGCCGCTGGCCAAGGTCAACCCGCGCCAGGGGCGTTTCGCCAAGTTGCTGCCGGCGATCTTTCTGCATATCAGCTATTTGAGCCTGATGTTGGCGGCGCTCGATGCCATCGAGCGCGGCACTCTCCCACCGGCGATCGGCATGTGGCCCATCCATGCCGTCTACCTACTGTTCGGGCTGTGGCTGACGAGTCGCTCTCAGAAGAGGGGGATGCGTTGA
- a CDS encoding leucyl aminopeptidase, translated as MEFPVQTANPAKAEAACLVVPVFKDGDLLPVAAKLDDASERLIGQLIERGDFTAELGNVQMIPFAPGLNAERMLLVGLGARGKCHEGSFRKALDAAFGELAKLPVGDAAVAFTDVPVPNRDSQWKARMTAEAALRAIYRFTEFKSEPAPAPKLESVTLLVSESGDASAAKEGARLGAAIGEGINYTRTLGNLPGNVCTPRYLAEQAEQLGKGSRGALSVEILDEEALETLGAGSLLSVGRGSEEPSRLIVMRYQGAGSADEAPHVLVGKGITFDTGGISLKAGEGMDEMKFDMCGAASVFGTVKAVLAIKPRINLVAIVAAAENMPDGRATKPGDIIKTLKGLTVEVLNTDAEGRLVLCDALTYAERFEPASVVDIATLTGAVIVGLGHHATGLLSNDDDLALDLLDAGETAWDRAWHLPLWEEYHQQLESNFADLANIGGRPAGTITAACFLSRFADKFPWAHLDVAGTAWTSGKQKGASGRPVGLLTQYLLDREAEAQVEVADD; from the coding sequence ATGGAATTCCCTGTTCAGACGGCCAATCCGGCCAAGGCCGAAGCGGCGTGTCTCGTGGTTCCGGTATTCAAGGATGGCGACCTGTTGCCGGTCGCCGCCAAGCTCGACGATGCCAGCGAGCGGCTGATTGGACAACTGATCGAGCGTGGTGACTTCACCGCCGAGCTGGGTAACGTGCAGATGATTCCCTTCGCCCCGGGGTTGAATGCCGAGCGCATGCTGCTGGTAGGGCTTGGCGCTCGCGGCAAGTGTCACGAGGGCAGTTTCCGCAAGGCACTGGATGCCGCCTTCGGCGAGCTGGCCAAATTGCCGGTGGGCGATGCCGCCGTTGCCTTTACCGATGTGCCGGTCCCCAACCGCGACAGCCAATGGAAAGCGCGCATGACGGCCGAAGCTGCACTGCGCGCCATCTATCGCTTCACCGAGTTCAAGTCCGAGCCAGCGCCTGCACCCAAGCTCGAGAGCGTGACGCTGCTGGTCAGCGAGAGCGGTGACGCCAGCGCTGCCAAGGAGGGGGCTCGTCTCGGTGCCGCCATCGGCGAGGGCATCAACTATACCCGCACGCTGGGCAACCTACCCGGCAACGTCTGCACGCCGCGTTACCTGGCCGAACAGGCCGAGCAGCTGGGCAAGGGCTCCCGGGGCGCGCTCAGCGTGGAGATTCTCGACGAGGAGGCGCTGGAGACGCTCGGTGCGGGCTCGCTGCTCTCCGTGGGCCGCGGCAGCGAGGAGCCGTCGCGACTGATCGTGATGCGCTACCAGGGCGCCGGGAGTGCCGACGAGGCGCCCCACGTGCTCGTCGGCAAGGGTATCACCTTCGATACCGGCGGCATTTCGCTCAAGGCCGGCGAAGGCATGGACGAGATGAAGTTCGACATGTGCGGTGCGGCCAGCGTGTTCGGTACCGTCAAGGCGGTGCTCGCCATCAAGCCCAGGATCAATTTGGTGGCCATCGTCGCCGCCGCAGAGAACATGCCCGATGGCCGCGCCACCAAGCCCGGCGACATCATCAAGACCCTCAAGGGGCTGACGGTGGAGGTGCTCAACACCGACGCCGAGGGGCGCCTGGTGTTGTGCGATGCGCTGACCTACGCCGAGCGCTTCGAGCCGGCAAGCGTGGTGGATATCGCCACCCTGACCGGGGCGGTGATCGTCGGCCTTGGCCACCACGCCACCGGACTGCTCTCCAACGACGACGACCTGGCGCTCGACCTTCTGGATGCCGGAGAGACCGCCTGGGATCGTGCCTGGCACCTGCCCCTGTGGGAGGAGTATCACCAGCAACTCGAGTCCAACTTCGCCGACCTGGCCAACATCGGCGGTCGTCCGGCCGGCACCATCACCGCCGCCTGCTTCCTTTCGCGCTTCGCCGACAAGTTCCCCTGGGCGCACCTGGATGTCGCCGGCACCGCCTGGACCTCCGGCAAGCAGAAAGGTGCCAGCGGTCGTCCTGTGGGACTGTTGACCCAGTACCTGCTGGATCGCGAAGCGGAGGCCCAAGTCGAGGTCGCCGACGACTGA
- a CDS encoding branched-chain amino acid aminotransferase produces MPTANFDLLPNAQPMAADIRADILKNPGFGRYFTDHMAHVRWTKDAGWHGHEVRPYGPLTLDPAAAVLHYGQEIFEGIKAYRHADGSIWTFRPEKNAERFRRSARRLALPELSDEDFVGSLRALLTPDQDWVPTPASEADESSLYLRPFMIASEKFLGVRPSHEVDYYVIASPAAAYFKGGVEPVSIWLSSNYNRAAPGGTGFAKCGGNYAASLAAQKEAEAHGCGQVAFLDATENKWVEELGGMNLFFVYADGRVVTPRLTGTILEGVTRDSILQLAKDGGLTPEERPISIDEWREGAASGEITEIFACGTAAVITPVGELVSDDERIRLKGGNTNEVAKRLRTKLLDLQYGRGEDTHGWLTRLA; encoded by the coding sequence GTGCCCACTGCGAATTTTGATCTGTTGCCGAATGCCCAGCCAATGGCGGCCGACATTCGTGCCGATATCCTCAAGAACCCCGGCTTTGGCCGCTACTTCACCGACCACATGGCCCATGTACGCTGGACCAAGGATGCCGGATGGCATGGCCATGAAGTACGCCCCTACGGCCCGCTGACCCTCGATCCCGCCGCTGCCGTGCTGCACTATGGCCAGGAGATCTTCGAAGGCATCAAGGCCTACCGCCATGCCGACGGTTCGATCTGGACCTTCCGGCCCGAGAAGAATGCCGAGCGTTTCCGCCGTAGCGCCCGTCGCCTGGCACTGCCGGAGCTTTCCGACGAGGATTTCGTCGGCTCGCTGCGCGCTCTGCTGACCCCGGATCAGGACTGGGTCCCCACGCCGGCCAGCGAGGCCGATGAATCGAGCCTCTACCTGCGCCCCTTCATGATCGCAAGCGAGAAGTTCCTCGGCGTGCGTCCCTCCCATGAAGTCGACTACTACGTCATCGCCTCGCCCGCCGCGGCCTACTTCAAGGGCGGCGTGGAGCCGGTCTCGATCTGGCTCTCCTCGAACTACAACCGCGCCGCGCCGGGCGGCACCGGTTTTGCCAAGTGCGGCGGCAACTACGCCGCCTCGCTCGCCGCTCAGAAGGAAGCCGAGGCCCACGGCTGCGGACAGGTCGCCTTCCTCGATGCCACTGAGAATAAATGGGTCGAAGAACTCGGCGGCATGAACCTATTCTTCGTCTATGCCGATGGCCGCGTCGTCACGCCGAGGCTCACCGGCACCATTCTCGAGGGGGTGACGCGGGATTCGATCCTGCAACTGGCCAAGGACGGAGGGCTGACGCCCGAGGAGCGCCCGATCAGCATCGACGAGTGGCGCGAGGGCGCGGCATCGGGCGAGATCACCGAGATATTTGCCTGCGGTACCGCTGCGGTGATCACCCCAGTCGGCGAGCTGGTCAGCGATGACGAGCGCATCCGGCTCAAGGGCGGCAACACCAACGAGGTGGCCAAGCGCCTGCGTACCAAGCTGCTCGACCTGCAGTATGGCCGCGGCGAAGACACGCATGGCTGGCTCACACGCCTGGCATAG
- a CDS encoding DNA polymerase III subunit chi: MTQVDFYILPDTTLEARLAFACRLAETIYRKGYRLHLHAEDEAMARELDDVLWTFRPDSFVPHRLLDEPGEGQPADEVPDMVTIGWQGPPAPGAQAMLNLAPDIPEWFSRFERVAEIINQHQDVLTAKRDCWQTYKQRGYSVTAHKLPAQQG; encoded by the coding sequence ATGACCCAGGTCGACTTCTACATCCTCCCCGACACGACGCTCGAAGCGCGCCTCGCCTTCGCCTGTCGGCTGGCGGAGACGATCTACCGCAAGGGATATCGTCTGCACCTGCATGCCGAAGACGAAGCCATGGCGCGTGAGCTCGACGATGTGCTGTGGACCTTCCGTCCCGACAGCTTCGTGCCCCACCGCCTGCTCGATGAGCCCGGCGAAGGCCAGCCGGCCGACGAGGTTCCCGACATGGTCACCATTGGCTGGCAGGGTCCGCCCGCCCCAGGCGCCCAGGCGATGCTCAATCTCGCCCCGGACATTCCCGAGTGGTTCTCGCGCTTCGAGCGCGTCGCCGAGATCATCAACCAGCATCAGGACGTACTCACTGCCAAACGCGACTGCTGGCAGACCTACAAGCAGCGTGGCTATTCGGTCACCGCTCACAAGCTCCCCGCCCAGCAAGGGTAA